In Kocuria turfanensis, a single genomic region encodes these proteins:
- a CDS encoding pyridoxal phosphate-dependent decarboxylase family protein, whose protein sequence is MNDFLFTRRTPAQYASALHGTVDAVAIHLAGTERPRSAATPAELEDLVARVDLDRPLGDVAAVLEETRRLYLDHAVHFHDPGYMAHLNCPVAIPAVAAEALTAAVNTAVETWDQSTTATLVEQRLVDWTTARIGFPAAGEPDGVFTTGGTQSNLQALFTAREQRLSRPHAAPRQERLGRLRIVAGEHAHFSVDRAAHLLGLPADAVVPVPAGRDGALDPVALERALHEVTAAGDEVAAVVATAGSTDLGVIDPLPAVADLCRAHDVWLHVDAAYGGGLLVSPTRRHLLDGIERADSVTVDFHKSWFQPVAASALLLARGRDLRFSTWSAEYLNPRHAVRPNLVDKSLQTTRRFDALKLWMTLRTVGAPELGRTLDRVLDLAQEAGRVVADAPDMELVARPVLSTVLFRHRPPGTDDDAAERLVEPVRAALFDSGRAVVASTVVGGRRCLKFTFLNPVTTAADVERVLDLVRAAARDTAPLAAAAGAR, encoded by the coding sequence ATGAACGACTTCCTGTTCACCCGCCGGACCCCGGCCCAGTACGCCAGTGCCCTGCACGGCACCGTCGACGCGGTGGCTATCCACCTGGCCGGCACGGAGCGCCCCCGCTCCGCCGCCACGCCCGCCGAGCTCGAGGACCTCGTCGCGCGCGTCGACCTCGACCGCCCCCTCGGGGACGTCGCCGCCGTGCTCGAGGAGACGCGCCGGCTCTACCTCGACCACGCGGTGCACTTCCACGACCCCGGCTACATGGCTCACCTCAACTGCCCGGTGGCCATCCCCGCCGTGGCCGCCGAGGCCCTCACCGCGGCCGTGAACACCGCGGTCGAGACGTGGGACCAGTCCACCACCGCGACCCTGGTGGAGCAGCGGCTCGTGGACTGGACCACCGCCCGGATCGGCTTCCCCGCGGCGGGGGAGCCGGACGGGGTGTTCACCACCGGGGGCACCCAGTCCAACCTCCAGGCCCTCTTCACCGCCCGCGAGCAGCGGCTGTCCCGCCCGCACGCGGCCCCGCGGCAGGAGCGCCTCGGCCGGCTGCGGATCGTGGCGGGCGAGCACGCGCACTTCAGCGTGGACCGGGCCGCCCACCTGCTCGGGCTGCCCGCGGACGCGGTCGTCCCCGTGCCGGCCGGCCGGGACGGGGCGCTGGACCCGGTCGCCCTCGAACGGGCCCTGCACGAGGTCACGGCGGCCGGCGACGAGGTCGCCGCCGTCGTGGCCACCGCCGGGAGCACGGACCTCGGCGTGATCGACCCGCTGCCGGCGGTCGCGGACCTGTGCCGGGCGCACGACGTGTGGCTGCACGTGGACGCCGCCTACGGCGGGGGCCTGCTCGTCTCGCCCACCCGGCGGCACCTGCTGGACGGGATCGAGCGGGCCGACTCCGTGACCGTGGACTTCCACAAGTCCTGGTTCCAGCCGGTGGCCGCCTCCGCGCTGCTGCTGGCCCGGGGGCGGGACCTGCGCTTCTCGACCTGGAGCGCCGAGTACCTCAACCCCCGCCACGCGGTGCGGCCCAACCTGGTGGACAAGTCCCTGCAGACCACCCGGCGCTTCGACGCGCTCAAGCTGTGGATGACGCTGCGCACCGTCGGGGCCCCGGAGCTCGGCCGGACCCTGGACCGGGTCCTGGACCTCGCGCAGGAGGCCGGCCGGGTCGTGGCGGACGCCCCCGACATGGAGCTCGTGGCCCGGCCGGTGCTCTCCACCGTCCTGTTCCGGCACCGGCCCCCGGGCACCGACGACGACGCGGCGGAGCGTCTCGTCGAGCCGGTCCGGGCCGCGCTGTTCGACTCGGGGCGCGCGGTCGTGGCCTCGACCGTCGTCGGCGGCCGCCGCTGCCTGAAGTTCACGTTCCTCAACCCGGTGACCACCGCCGCGGACGTCGAGCGGGTGCTCGACCTGGTCCGCGCCGCCGCGCGGGACACCGCGCCGCTGGCCGCCGCGGCGGGGGCGCGCTGA
- a CDS encoding lysine N(6)-hydroxylase/L-ornithine N(5)-oxygenase family protein gives MATATEHVHDLLGIGIGPFNLGLACLAAPLEDLDAVFLDAREGFDWHPGLMLEDATIQVPFLADLVTLADPTSPWSFLHYLKRTGRLYPFYIREDFNPLRAEYSAYCRWASEQLESLHWGREVVAVERDAAADAYTVTARTRTGTEQWRTRRLVLGVGTVPWVPAGVEPGTGPVLHTSDYLPRREELLGRESVTVLGSGQSAAEVYRDLLERAGADGPRVDWITRSPRFFPMEYTKLTLEMTSPEYVDHFHGLDRHRRDRLNREHTTLYKGISAELVNEIHDLLYRRSVHGHPAGLLTTNTSLTGARWDASAGTVELALRDDELERCWRHTTGALVLATGYRAEVPAFLDPVREEIAWDAAGRYDVSRDYAIDRERRRIWVQNAEVHTHGLTAPDLGMGAYRNSVILRAVTGREVYPVEPAIAFQTFGIPQETA, from the coding sequence ATGGCCACCGCGACCGAGCACGTGCACGACCTGCTGGGCATCGGGATCGGCCCCTTCAACCTGGGCCTGGCCTGCCTCGCGGCGCCGCTGGAGGACCTCGACGCGGTGTTCCTCGACGCCCGCGAGGGCTTCGACTGGCACCCCGGGCTGATGCTCGAGGACGCCACCATCCAGGTCCCGTTCCTCGCCGACCTGGTCACGCTGGCCGACCCGACCTCCCCCTGGTCCTTCCTGCACTACCTCAAGCGGACCGGGCGGCTCTACCCCTTCTACATCCGCGAGGACTTCAACCCGCTGCGCGCCGAGTACAGCGCCTACTGCCGGTGGGCGAGCGAGCAGCTGGAGAGCCTGCACTGGGGCCGCGAGGTCGTCGCCGTCGAGCGCGACGCCGCCGCGGACGCGTACACGGTCACCGCCCGCACCCGGACCGGGACGGAGCAGTGGCGGACCCGGCGCCTGGTCCTCGGCGTGGGCACCGTGCCGTGGGTGCCCGCCGGCGTCGAGCCCGGGACCGGTCCGGTCCTGCACACCAGCGACTACCTGCCCCGGCGCGAGGAGCTGCTGGGGCGGGAGAGCGTGACCGTGCTCGGCAGCGGCCAGTCCGCCGCGGAGGTCTACCGGGACCTGCTCGAGCGCGCCGGGGCGGACGGCCCCCGGGTCGACTGGATCACCCGCTCCCCGCGGTTCTTCCCCATGGAGTACACCAAGCTCACCCTCGAGATGACCTCCCCCGAGTACGTCGACCACTTCCACGGCCTCGACCGGCACCGGCGGGACCGGCTCAACCGCGAGCACACGACGCTCTACAAGGGCATCAGCGCGGAGCTGGTGAACGAGATCCACGACCTGCTCTACCGCCGCTCGGTGCACGGGCACCCGGCGGGGCTGCTCACCACGAACACCTCCCTGACCGGCGCCCGGTGGGACGCCTCGGCCGGGACGGTGGAACTGGCGCTGCGCGACGACGAGCTCGAGCGCTGCTGGCGGCACACCACCGGCGCCCTGGTGCTCGCCACCGGCTACCGCGCCGAGGTCCCGGCCTTCCTGGACCCGGTGCGCGAGGAGATCGCCTGGGACGCCGCCGGGCGCTACGACGTCTCCCGCGACTACGCGATCGACCGGGAGCGCCGCCGGATCTGGGTGCAGAACGCCGAGGTGCACACCCACGGCCTGACCGCCCCCGATCTCGGCATGGGCGCCTACCGCAACAGCGTGATCCTCCGGGCCGTGACGGGCCGGGAGGTCTATCCGGTAGAGCCCGCCATCGCCTTCCAGACCTTCGGCATTCCCCAGGAGACCGCATGA